A window of Cryptomeria japonica chromosome 3, Sugi_1.0, whole genome shotgun sequence contains these coding sequences:
- the LOC131029250 gene encoding protein EMBRYO SAC DEVELOPMENT ARREST 30 isoform X5 — MTDPLWKYSVGVPILILGTYLKEVSSTESYGVQSNLSSHYIHMQNQGVNFLPQVGITMDTYLSKFKEGSVRSGHRFFYCQICDVVAVSRLLNATLVIPELQETTSTKGISSKFKSFGYLYNEDHFIAALANDVLVVKSLPKMFKNARKNDEIHVFTPHNSASSEFYLEEVLKELKKKTLVVLLVSEGGCLQAHLPPSLSEIQRLRCRVAFHALRFRPEVQELGFRIVQRLQASGRPYLAFHTGLEKEALAYHGCAERFQDIHAELIRRRRSWMIRHGIIQGERLINSEMQRQNGSCPLMPEEVGILLRAMGYPHDTVIYISGGEIFGGQRVLVPLRAMFGNVVDRTSLSMISEMLMIYGPEDPLVPPPSPPPPLNSEKMRLVAWNRAGPRPRPLPPPAERSKDPYTGEIWWGQVAEVEKEPRPKIRDSRMRAHKLLWEAIDYIVCVEADAFFPGFDRDGNGRPNFASLVMGHRVYESASLKTFRPDRKVLVKLLEDIQDHIYKPNHTWLVSVQEHLNKTTHEEGLKEMSQTAKPLSFLSHPLPECSCQVQRDSDSPHHLRSIGKTYQSRKMSRMEDRCPLWMTTHPTVPSEKEIDKKEDSEEIEETSEQFIYDMFDETDTEETGSESEDIQSMEREEELDVDD, encoded by the exons CCCCAAGTTGGCATAACAATGGATACATATTTGTCAAAATTCAAGGAGGGTTCCGTGAGATCAGGTCATCG TTTCTTTTATTGCCAGATCTGTGATGTAGTTGCTGTATCTAGGCTTCTAAATGCCACTCTTGTGATTCCAGAGCTTCAAGAGACTACAAGTACTAAGGGAATCAG CTCTAAATTTAAGAGTTTTGGCTACCTTTATAACGAGGATCACTTTATTGCGGCACTTGCAAATGATGTTTTGGTTGtaaaaagtcttccaaaaatgtTCAAGAATGCTAGGAAGAACGATGAGATACATGTATTTACACCACACAATTCTGCCTCTTCTGAATTTTATCTTGAAGAGGTGTTGAAAGAACTAAAGAAGAAAACCCTAGTTGTGCTGTTGGTCTCTGAAGGGGGATGCTTACAG GCCCATCTACCTCCTAGTTTGTCAGAAATTCAGAGACTAAGATGTAGGGTTGCATTCCATGCTCTTCGTTTCCGTCCAGAGGTTCAAGAACTTGGTTTTAGGATAGTACAAAG ATTGCAGGCATCTGGGCGGCCCTATTTGGCTTTTCATACTGGCCTAGAGAAAGAAGCATTGGCATATCATGGCTGTGCAGAACGATTCCAG GATATTCATGCGGAGCTTATACGACGTAGAAGATCATGGATGATTAGACATGGGATTATCCAAGGAGAACGTTTGATTAATTCAGAGATGCAGCGCCAGAATGGTTCATGCCCGCTTATGCCTGAAGAG GTTGGTATTCTTCTACGAGCTATGGGCTACCCGCATGACACGGTAATATATATATCAGGTGGAGAGATCTTTGGTGGACAGCGGGTGCTGGTCCCTCTTCGTGCAATGTTTGGTAACGTTGTTGATAGGACATCGCTCTCCATGATAAGTGAAATGTTGATGATCTATGGACCAGAGGATCCTTTGGTTCCACCACCTTCACCTCCTCCACCTTTAAACAGTGAAAAAATGAGGCTTGTAGCTTGGAACAGGGCTGGTCCTCGACCCAGGCCTCTTCCACCACCTGCAGAGAGGTCAAAAGATCCCTATACTGGTGAAATTTGGTGGGGTCAGGtagctgaggttgaaaaagaaccCAGGCCAAAAATTCGGGACTCAAGAATGCGAGCTCATAAGTTGCTCTGGGAAGCAATAGATTATATTGTCTGTGTTGAAGCAGATGCTTTCTTTCCTGGATTTGATCGTGATGGGAACGGTCGGCCAAACTTCGCGAGTTTGGTAATGGGACATCGAGTTTATGAATCAGCCTCACTTAAAACATTCCGCCCTGATAG AAAAGTTCTTGTTAAACTCCTGGAGGATATTCAAGACCACATCTACAAGCCCAATCATACCTGGTTAGTTTCTGTTCAAGAGCATCTGAATAAGACTACTCACGAAGAAGGCCTTAAGGAAATGTCTCAGACTGCAAAACCCTTGTCTTTTCTCTCTCATCCACTACCTGAATGCTCGTGTCAAGTTCAGAGAGATTCAGATTCTCCACACCATCTTAGAAGTATTGGAAAAACTTATCAGAGTAGGAAAATGTCTAGAATGGAGGATCGCTGCCCTTTATGGATGACCACTCATCCAACAGTACCATCTGAGAAAGAAATAGACAAGAAAGAAGATTCTGAAGAAATAGAGGAAACTTCAGAACAGTTTATTTATGACATGTTTGACGAAACAGATACAGAAGAAACAGGAAGTGAGTCTGAAGATATCCAGTCAATGGAACGAGAAGAAGAGCTAGATGTAGATgactaa
- the LOC131029250 gene encoding protein EMBRYO SAC DEVELOPMENT ARREST 30 isoform X7 has translation MDTYLSKFKEGSVRSGHRFFYCQICDVVAVSRLLNATLVIPELQETTSTKGISSKFKSFGYLYNEDHFIAALANDVLVVKSLPKMFKNARKNDEIHVFTPHNSASSEFYLEEVLKELKKKTLVVLLVSEGGCLQAHLPPSLSEIQRLRCRVAFHALRFRPEVQELGFRIVQRLQASGRPYLAFHTGLEKEALAYHGCAERFQDIHAELIRRRRSWMIRHGIIQGERLINSEMQRQNGSCPLMPEEVGILLRAMGYPHDTVIYISGGEIFGGQRVLVPLRAMFGNVVDRTSLSMISEMLMIYGPEDPLVPPPSPPPPLNSEKMRLVAWNRAGPRPRPLPPPAERSKDPYTGEIWWGQVAEVEKEPRPKIRDSRMRAHKLLWEAIDYIVCVEADAFFPGFDRDGNGRPNFASLVMGHRVYESASLKTFRPDRKVLVKLLEDIQDHIYKPNHTWLVSVQEHLNKTTHEEGLKEMSQTAKPLSFLSHPLPECSCQVQRDSDSPHHLRSIGKTYQSRKMSRMEDRCPLWMTTHPTVPSEKEIDKKEDSEEIEETSEQFIYDMFDETDTEETGSESEDIQSMEREEELDVDD, from the exons ATGGATACATATTTGTCAAAATTCAAGGAGGGTTCCGTGAGATCAGGTCATCG TTTCTTTTATTGCCAGATCTGTGATGTAGTTGCTGTATCTAGGCTTCTAAATGCCACTCTTGTGATTCCAGAGCTTCAAGAGACTACAAGTACTAAGGGAATCAG CTCTAAATTTAAGAGTTTTGGCTACCTTTATAACGAGGATCACTTTATTGCGGCACTTGCAAATGATGTTTTGGTTGtaaaaagtcttccaaaaatgtTCAAGAATGCTAGGAAGAACGATGAGATACATGTATTTACACCACACAATTCTGCCTCTTCTGAATTTTATCTTGAAGAGGTGTTGAAAGAACTAAAGAAGAAAACCCTAGTTGTGCTGTTGGTCTCTGAAGGGGGATGCTTACAG GCCCATCTACCTCCTAGTTTGTCAGAAATTCAGAGACTAAGATGTAGGGTTGCATTCCATGCTCTTCGTTTCCGTCCAGAGGTTCAAGAACTTGGTTTTAGGATAGTACAAAG ATTGCAGGCATCTGGGCGGCCCTATTTGGCTTTTCATACTGGCCTAGAGAAAGAAGCATTGGCATATCATGGCTGTGCAGAACGATTCCAG GATATTCATGCGGAGCTTATACGACGTAGAAGATCATGGATGATTAGACATGGGATTATCCAAGGAGAACGTTTGATTAATTCAGAGATGCAGCGCCAGAATGGTTCATGCCCGCTTATGCCTGAAGAG GTTGGTATTCTTCTACGAGCTATGGGCTACCCGCATGACACGGTAATATATATATCAGGTGGAGAGATCTTTGGTGGACAGCGGGTGCTGGTCCCTCTTCGTGCAATGTTTGGTAACGTTGTTGATAGGACATCGCTCTCCATGATAAGTGAAATGTTGATGATCTATGGACCAGAGGATCCTTTGGTTCCACCACCTTCACCTCCTCCACCTTTAAACAGTGAAAAAATGAGGCTTGTAGCTTGGAACAGGGCTGGTCCTCGACCCAGGCCTCTTCCACCACCTGCAGAGAGGTCAAAAGATCCCTATACTGGTGAAATTTGGTGGGGTCAGGtagctgaggttgaaaaagaaccCAGGCCAAAAATTCGGGACTCAAGAATGCGAGCTCATAAGTTGCTCTGGGAAGCAATAGATTATATTGTCTGTGTTGAAGCAGATGCTTTCTTTCCTGGATTTGATCGTGATGGGAACGGTCGGCCAAACTTCGCGAGTTTGGTAATGGGACATCGAGTTTATGAATCAGCCTCACTTAAAACATTCCGCCCTGATAG AAAAGTTCTTGTTAAACTCCTGGAGGATATTCAAGACCACATCTACAAGCCCAATCATACCTGGTTAGTTTCTGTTCAAGAGCATCTGAATAAGACTACTCACGAAGAAGGCCTTAAGGAAATGTCTCAGACTGCAAAACCCTTGTCTTTTCTCTCTCATCCACTACCTGAATGCTCGTGTCAAGTTCAGAGAGATTCAGATTCTCCACACCATCTTAGAAGTATTGGAAAAACTTATCAGAGTAGGAAAATGTCTAGAATGGAGGATCGCTGCCCTTTATGGATGACCACTCATCCAACAGTACCATCTGAGAAAGAAATAGACAAGAAAGAAGATTCTGAAGAAATAGAGGAAACTTCAGAACAGTTTATTTATGACATGTTTGACGAAACAGATACAGAAGAAACAGGAAGTGAGTCTGAAGATATCCAGTCAATGGAACGAGAAGAAGAGCTAGATGTAGATgactaa